The sequence aacttttcttttttgtgaaaCCTCTCGTGTTAGTTTGACTTGACTGATGCAGATCTTTTTCCAGTAGATGTCCAATGGCTGAGGTATCGCCTGAGTAAATGGAAATCCTCAACGTGGAACATCCGCACAGTTGAACACAAAGGCTACCGCCATTTATTATTATGGGGAGTCGTTTCCTTTGTCTCTTGTATTGATACGTGTTGTTGTTGGCTTGAACGGGCTGGAAGTGTTATTTTTGGTGAAACTTCCCACCATTTCTTTGACTTTGCACTTATTATCAGATCTGTCATGAACTGCATTTCACTTCAAAGTTGAGATGTGCCCAGAGATATCAAAAAGTAAGCCAATGTTGTCCATCACTTGCAAATGACTCAGGTTTGCAggaataaatatgaataaatctTGCATTAATCCCTTTTAGAAAAAGATGCCTAACCTGATTACATTTTTATccctttttaaatgtttatcCCTTTCTGCTGTTACAGTCCTCCTTCAGTCTTTTTTAACAGCCAGATAGGTCAGCAGGCTTCTTAATCATTACCTACTAACAAATCAAACTTGTTTTTGTGAAGAACAACTAGCTCTAATAGGAATGTCTCAAATCCATTGAATGGAAGATGTAAACACTGATCTGTTCTTACCTTTTGACGGTAAGTACAGCAGACAAAGTGCCTATTTGTCTGGCCCATATGAAGTGAATGACAAATTGAATTTGCTAACAAACTCAaggcaaaaatatatatacaaacacTTGAGACACTTGATCTAACCTTACTTAACCTTTGCTAGCCTCCGCACAACATTATGCATGTAGGTCATATTTGTGAGGAGGATTTTATTGAACTACGCAAAAAGCTCTCAGGTCAATATGACTGAATCACTGAATAGCTAATAGTTGTCTGAGGCTGCTGGCTGGTACACTTCCTATTGTACCATTGTCCATATGCAAGGGATGTGAAGTATTACAGTATTCAAAATGAAAGATAAGTGAATACTGgagatatttttacatttttcaaaagatCAGGGACACATGGTTAGCAAACTTTTTTTAAGATACGAATGAAAACTAATTTTTATAAACTTGAATTTAACTGATATATTGTTGTTACTGTCATTACATTATAGTattattgttgatttttttttaactgttgaGTGGACTTCTTTGCCTATTGTTGTTTCATATGTACATTTTTGAttattaatgttttgttttgttactttgttttacatcactttACTTGGAAAGtggtgttgttgttattattacctACTGTTTTACCATTTCCCTCACTGTGATTGGTTGGATTTTCTGCATGTTTATCTTAATTAAATGATGATGATAGCCGCTGGTTTTAAacattaaaatcaataaatattgCAATCATCCAGCAAGTTTTCTGCTTATTATTTTCCCCTAAATGCCAAGATAAAACTTAGCTGCTGCCTGTAGAACCAGTAGACGGTAACTAGATTTAAAAGCTATCAATTTATATGGTTACAAACTATTGTCTATTTGATTATATGATTAACAGTCTAGCATCATATGTCCTCTACCGATCATGGTTATTGAACTGTAATAATTAGTTCAATCCTTCTGTTACAGCTGTAAGGGCGGAAAGGGAAGTGATATCACCACAATGCAGATCTGGTATCtctgtttccatagcaacagATATTGAATTACACACAGGCTTACAGGTGGTGGACTTTAAACctaggtggagagacaggtgagtcaCAGAAAACACTCTCCTTCCTGGAAGCTTCTGAGAAAATGGTGAGAGCAGCAAATCATATGTATTAAGCCTTTTGAATATACTTTTTATATGTGACTTCATAGTTTTTGTTCACTTTCCTGCTCTTTGTCACCTTGCAGGCTAAATTCTTCTCGCCAGCTCAAATCAATGGTAAGGCTGCGCCGCACTGAATGTTGTTTGCCAGCTTAACTATAGATGTTTGTAAGACACTATTAGGTaatctgaaatgtttttatttgttatacATTTATcttacatttatcatttcaaaacaaatagATGGTGAATTGGAAATGACGTTTTGGAAGCACATGTCGGTGTGATAGTCATGGGTCAAAGTGTGATCTAGCGCACCCTTATATAGTTATGAACTAAAGataatgtatttctcatttCTCCAACCATTATTAAATGCACCTTTTTTGAAAAATCTTAAATTGAAAAACTGGCAAACCTGATATTGTATGGTGAATGGGCTATATGCAGTATGTTCTTGACtacataattacatttttgttaaaattcaattcaattcaattttatttgtatagcaccatcTCATACAGaagcagttcaaagtgctttacataaaaacagaataaaacagcagaaatgtgcaaataaacagaaacatccatgcatacatacacataaaaacacatatagcctacatacacacatacaaacaaacataatgtacaaatacagtgtgttcatttaaGAAAATGCTCGAGTGAAAAGGAAGGTCTttagtttggaaaaaaaaacaataaaactacTGGTGCAATCCTATATGTATGATAAACATCCCATTTCCCCTGCAGAGTTCAAGGAGTGTTTCTCCTTGTATGACAAGAGGCAGAAGGGCAAGATTGACGCCAAGGACCTGATCACAGTGATGCGCTGCCTGGGTACCAGCCCCACGTTTAGTGAAATCGACAGACATCTCCAAGTCCACAAAATTGGTACAGTGCAAGATATAACTCATTTGCCTGTGGACAAATCAAGTTTGCAACAACTTGTTTATGGTGTAGATGGTAATTAAAGACTAGAGTTTCCATCAAAGCCAAATTTCAGGATTTCAAACAGGTTTAAAAAGCCTCTGAGAAATGCTTTGATGTAGTTTTCATTCACATATTCAACACGTGCGCAGCAGGCAAATAAGCAGTAACTCTGGTCGAAAATCTAGTGGTTTGATTTGAGCCCCCAAATTCACAGGTCTGCCCTGAATTTCCACCCTGGAAACTGAGATAGGTTGCAGATTGTGCATTCACATATCTCTGAAGACAAAAACACCTCCAGAGTGATTCTATTGTTTTGTGTAGAGCTGCATCTTTGTGTGATTCTTTGCATTCAGTAATGGGAAATTTCAGCTAGGTGCCAGCCTAAAACATATTTCAATGCATTAAGAGGCACAACTTGATTtagtttttgcactttttgaTTCTTTACCTTGAAAGCAGTATGCAAACACTGGAGACACTTTGTTTTGCTTGTACAGAAAACTGTACAAGCAAAAACAGCACCACAATCAATATTTCTATCCCTTAATAGCCCTTGAAGTCAGTTATATTCTGGAAGTTGCATCTTATGTAGTTCTTGTCCAAATGATATTGTCAATATTGTACTTCAAAAGTTATTGACTAAGACGTACTCATTTCAAGATTATTTTGACGGCATGCTATCTGGGGCTGTATTCTTGTTTAGACAAGGCAGGTGAGCTGGACTTCTCTACTTTCCTGACCATGATGCACAGACAGATGCAACAGGAGGATCCCAAGACAGAAATCCTGGAGGCCCTGAGGATGACAGACAAGCAGAAGAAAGGATACATCCAGGCGTCTGAACTCCGGGCCAAACTCACCATGCTGGGGGAGAAACTCACAAACAAAGAAGGTGGGTTCAAACAAGGCTGATAATTGTAATTAACTGGCAACCTCTGTAGGATGTGAAAGCTGTTCATTTCCACCTGCCACCAACACATTATAGAGACAATAGactaggggggggggggctgtactTGATTCCTCTGATATGTACTCATCTTATAATTATTGTctcatttcacatccaaagtaaTGAGAATGGagccaaaacataaaaaaatgggTTGTCAAACACTCAGCTCATCGTTCAAAACAAGGACCCTGCAGAGATAATGATAGTCTTCCAAATCTCTTGCATCAACATTGGTGGTGTTTGTATTTCTGAGCTCCTAACGCCAGAACATGCTAGGCACATTGCTCAACACAGGGAATCAGACAGAGTTGGCCTCAGTTTGATGTGTTTCCATATAGGCAGATTAAGGCCAGTCCATAACAACCAAGAATGAATAGAATAAAGATTGTCTCAGGATTTACTTGTGTAAAAATAGAATATTACAAGTGCAAACATTCATACAAGTAATTGGTCTAAAGTACCATAAAAAACTAAAGATTTAATTCAGAGTATTAGAGTGCACTGCCTCT is a genomic window of Centroberyx gerrardi isolate f3 chromosome 1, fCenGer3.hap1.cur.20231027, whole genome shotgun sequence containing:
- the calml4a gene encoding calmodulin-like protein 4a, whose product is MRCLGTSPTFSEIDRHLQVHKIDKAGELDFSTFLTMMHRQMQQEDPKTEILEALRMTDKQKKGYIQASELRAKLTMLGEKLTNKEVDELFKEANVKSNGTVKYEEFTRLVTLPPVDY